One window of the Desmospora profundinema genome contains the following:
- a CDS encoding mandelate racemase/muconate lactonizing enzyme family protein: MIIAEVDTFPLFHRLQEPYGDANGYKKYRTVFLFRIRTRSGLEGWGECTGWLPAVEKEFRGRIIPFLVGKPVTNRSQLVANIKKWNPQAAAGISMALTEILAHHAQVSVCDLWGGARRPSVPVYASFQSYTDRPDWIRRSLTMVEQAVSQGFQQVKIKVGGRPWKEDHHHVTSLLKGLDGTEVEVAVDANQSYDVATALRWNRIFMRWDQWLWFEEPLPLDQIRDYQLLRTRCTIPIAGGENLQEPRRFLPALREGAFDILQPDVLHVGGVDAMRDTLQMIRCHGLQASPHTYDGILSRWYSLLLQGCLSPWSKMKNESIEAIEWDAMENPFSSLLSIQPVAGAVPLPRGPGIGAEWDLEKVERYRWDGSAYS, from the coding sequence ATGATCATTGCAGAAGTGGATACGTTTCCTCTGTTTCACCGATTGCAAGAACCTTATGGGGACGCCAACGGATATAAAAAGTACCGGACCGTGTTCCTATTCCGGATCCGGACCCGTTCAGGGCTGGAAGGATGGGGAGAGTGTACAGGCTGGCTGCCGGCAGTGGAAAAGGAGTTTCGTGGACGAATCATCCCTTTTCTAGTTGGTAAACCCGTCACCAACCGTTCACAACTGGTCGCGAACATCAAAAAGTGGAACCCGCAGGCGGCAGCGGGGATCAGCATGGCCTTGACTGAAATCCTGGCCCATCATGCACAGGTATCCGTCTGTGATTTGTGGGGGGGAGCCAGGAGACCATCCGTTCCCGTGTACGCCTCCTTCCAATCCTATACGGACCGGCCCGATTGGATCCGACGATCCCTTACCATGGTGGAACAGGCGGTATCACAGGGATTTCAGCAGGTGAAAATCAAAGTGGGCGGCCGCCCCTGGAAAGAGGATCACCACCATGTGACCTCCTTGCTCAAGGGTTTGGATGGAACTGAAGTGGAGGTGGCGGTTGATGCCAACCAAAGTTATGATGTGGCGACGGCCCTCCGCTGGAACCGGATATTCATGAGATGGGACCAGTGGCTGTGGTTTGAGGAACCCCTCCCCCTGGATCAAATCCGGGATTATCAGCTGCTGCGCACCCGCTGCACCATCCCGATCGCCGGCGGGGAAAACCTACAGGAGCCCCGCCGATTTTTACCCGCACTCAGGGAAGGAGCCTTCGATATTCTTCAACCGGATGTTCTCCACGTCGGGGGAGTGGATGCCATGCGCGACACCTTGCAAATGATACGCTGCCACGGTTTGCAAGCTTCTCCCCACACCTATGACGGAATCCTCTCCCGCTGGTACTCCCTGTTGCTGCAGGGGTGCCTGTCACCCTGGAGCAAGATGAAAAACGAATCGATTGAAGCGATTGAGTGGGATGCGATGGAAAACCCCTTTTCCTCCCTGCTCTCGATCCAACCCGTCGCCGGAGCCGTCCCACTTCCCCGGGGCCCGGGGATCGGGGCGGAATGGGACTTGGAAAAAGTGGAGAGATACCGGTGGGATGGATCCGCTTATTCGTGA
- a CDS encoding RuvA C-terminal domain-containing protein, which produces MNHNHIIGYATLALKNLGYSRDEIWKVVHEMHGLFDFQSEEDAAKQAETFLKDDN; this is translated from the coding sequence ATGAACCATAATCATATAATCGGCTATGCCACATTGGCGTTGAAAAATTTGGGGTATTCCAGGGATGAGATATGGAAGGTGGTCCACGAGATGCACGGTTTGTTTGATTTTCAATCGGAAGAAGATGCAGCAAAACAAGCAGAAACCTTTTTGAAGGATGATAACTGA